A section of the Spirosoma pollinicola genome encodes:
- a CDS encoding SanA/YdcF family protein: MNTTLAKDYSNDPHREAAGVRVVKRVIKLTIFIVFIGSTAILFCNYWVVYNTRNQIYFNIHELPANDVGLVLGTSKFVRTGKENLFFRYRMEATARLWKEGKVKYLILSGNNDSEYYNEPVDMQRALVKLGIPASVMTLDYAGYRTFDSVVRCKDVFNQEKITIISQNFHNVRALYIGNHEGMEAIAFAAQDVPDGYSLRTLIREYLARPYALLDVYFIRPQPKKDNWEHKRNS; encoded by the coding sequence ATGAACACGACCTTGGCTAAAGACTACAGCAACGATCCTCACCGCGAAGCGGCTGGAGTACGTGTGGTCAAGCGGGTTATCAAACTGACCATTTTTATTGTATTCATAGGGTCAACAGCTATCTTGTTTTGTAACTATTGGGTTGTTTACAACACGCGAAATCAGATTTATTTTAATATTCACGAACTTCCCGCCAATGACGTTGGGCTGGTGCTCGGAACGAGCAAGTTTGTCCGGACCGGAAAAGAAAATCTGTTTTTCCGGTATCGGATGGAAGCTACCGCCCGGCTATGGAAAGAAGGTAAAGTGAAGTACCTTATTCTGAGTGGGAATAATGACTCAGAATATTACAATGAACCAGTTGACATGCAGCGGGCTTTAGTAAAACTCGGCATCCCGGCTTCGGTCATGACGCTCGATTATGCTGGCTACCGAACATTCGATTCGGTTGTGCGGTGTAAAGACGTTTTCAACCAGGAAAAAATTACGATCATCTCTCAAAATTTTCACAACGTCCGCGCCCTTTATATTGGTAACCATGAAGGTATGGAGGCTATAGCATTTGCCGCTCAGGACGTGCCCGACGGATACTCCCTGCGTACATTAATTCGCGAGTATCTTGCTCGTCCCTACGCGCTACTCGATGTATATTTTATTCGACCTCAGCCCAAAAAAGATAACTGGGAGCATAAACGTAATTCCTGA
- a CDS encoding YrdB family protein, translating into MQLIKLLHQLVAFLLEIGMLIILGMWGFQGEKSIVEKYLLGLGLPLLAATLWGILAAPKSANRLDLPFRLLFSAMAFGLAAFLLYRLGHTRLAVAFACIAVVSVLLELVFD; encoded by the coding sequence ATGCAACTCATTAAACTACTACATCAGCTTGTTGCCTTTCTGTTAGAAATTGGAATGCTTATTATACTTGGTATGTGGGGATTTCAGGGCGAGAAATCAATAGTTGAAAAATACCTGCTTGGGCTGGGCTTACCCCTTTTAGCAGCTACTTTATGGGGTATTCTGGCAGCGCCAAAATCAGCAAATAGGCTGGATTTACCCTTTCGACTCTTATTTAGTGCTATGGCTTTCGGGCTGGCAGCCTTTCTGCTCTATCGACTTGGCCATACCAGATTAGCCGTCGCATTTGCCTGCATAGCGGTAGTAAGTGTTTTGCTTGAACTGGTTTTCGACTAG
- a CDS encoding class I SAM-dependent methyltransferase, whose product MADIQLITPEKWADYELIDSGNFQKLERFGEYILSRPEPQAIWDKSLSDAEWEDQAQATFRRDKQSPERGDWKISSDMRDPWYVTFKQGGLNLKFKLALTTFKHVGIFPEQANNWQYIHDKIKAISAEVPRPKVLNLFAYTGGASLAARQAGADVTHVDAVKPVISWARENMDHSELDNIRWVVEDAVKFVRREVRRGNHYNGIILDPPAYGRGPDGEKWVLEEQINDLLKSCADLLDRSDFFFIINLYSLGFSSLILENLMGQIFGNVPNPEWGELCMEDSHQKRLPLGVFYRFAS is encoded by the coding sequence ATGGCTGATATACAACTGATTACCCCTGAGAAATGGGCAGATTATGAGTTAATAGATTCAGGTAATTTCCAGAAACTCGAACGCTTCGGCGAGTATATCCTGTCTAGGCCTGAGCCTCAGGCAATTTGGGATAAATCGCTTTCTGATGCTGAATGGGAAGATCAGGCACAGGCGACTTTTAGGCGGGATAAGCAATCACCCGAGCGGGGCGATTGGAAAATATCGTCCGATATGCGTGACCCTTGGTACGTTACATTTAAACAAGGGGGCTTGAATCTGAAGTTTAAGCTCGCCCTGACAACATTCAAGCACGTGGGAATTTTTCCCGAACAGGCGAACAACTGGCAATATATACACGACAAAATAAAGGCTATTTCTGCTGAAGTTCCCCGGCCCAAAGTCCTGAACCTGTTTGCCTATACGGGTGGTGCGTCGCTGGCCGCTCGTCAGGCAGGCGCTGATGTTACGCACGTCGACGCCGTAAAGCCGGTTATTAGTTGGGCACGAGAAAACATGGACCATAGTGAGTTGGATAATATTCGCTGGGTAGTTGAAGATGCAGTAAAGTTTGTTCGGCGCGAAGTTCGCCGGGGCAACCATTATAACGGCATCATTCTTGACCCACCTGCCTATGGTCGCGGGCCGGATGGAGAAAAATGGGTGTTAGAAGAGCAGATCAACGACTTACTCAAGTCTTGTGCTGATTTGCTCGACCGCAGCGATTTCTTTTTTATTATCAATTTGTACTCGCTGGGCTTCTCGTCGCTTATTCTGGAAAACCTGATGGGCCAAATATTCGGCAACGTCCCAAATCCCGAATGGGGTGAGTTATGCATGGAAGATAGCCATCAAAAGCGGCTACCTTTAGGTGTATTTTATCGATTCGCATCATGA
- the rpmI gene encoding 50S ribosomal protein L35, producing MPKVKTNSAAKKRFKLTGTGKIKRKHAFHSHILTKKSTKQKRNLVHDTTVDRTDERRIKALLNV from the coding sequence ATGCCAAAAGTAAAAACCAATTCAGCTGCCAAGAAGCGTTTCAAGCTGACAGGCACTGGAAAAATCAAGCGGAAGCACGCCTTCCATAGTCACATTCTGACTAAAAAATCGACCAAGCAGAAGCGCAATCTTGTGCATGACACCACGGTTGATCGTACAGACGAACGTCGCATCAAAGCGTTGTTGAACGTCTAG
- a CDS encoding tetratricopeptide repeat protein, whose amino-acid sequence MNSIKERKSERVKERENKGENRCKSRFHSFTLSLFHFFALSLFLFACGNNDRQTAHIPDFPKPGDSSRVEGALRALTLAINQSSPASAYAKRAAILLAMGRMSDALEDIDEAISRNDNAGAYYLTRAQILRALQQPAKALQNAQRAEILGIDTPELYTLQGDLLQQQNQFDKAKLYVAKALQMAPYDGEAYFFNGLMAARQGDTAQALALYQQSLRLKPRYLETYNQLASIYRILGDLNSALAYNQQALRYFPNNARLYYGRGLIYHTVGQLDSAMTYYRQTMKVQPNYYQAYFQVGLIDQKYRNYYAALGNYQRVQQLRPQFPRIDTYIGYCHEQMGQYDLAIAAYTKASQQNATDQQAAAGLWRSQRRQYAQNSYNSLFLPDTVAKPMAQVRSRTVIDTTRVRISTIQPKPRVTTSAGDSLQRTIKPIN is encoded by the coding sequence ATGAACAGTATAAAAGAGCGAAAGAGCGAAAGAGTAAAAGAGCGAGAGAATAAAGGTGAGAACAGGTGTAAATCGCGCTTTCACTCTTTTACTCTTTCGCTCTTTCACTTTTTCGCTCTTTCACTTTTTCTTTTCGCCTGCGGTAACAACGATCGGCAGACGGCCCATATACCGGATTTCCCTAAACCTGGCGATAGTAGTCGGGTTGAGGGTGCATTACGGGCGCTCACACTGGCCATCAACCAATCATCGCCTGCATCGGCTTATGCTAAACGGGCGGCTATTTTGCTGGCAATGGGCCGGATGAGTGATGCCCTCGAAGATATTGACGAAGCCATCAGCCGGAATGATAATGCAGGTGCCTATTATTTAACCCGCGCTCAGATTCTGCGGGCTTTGCAGCAACCGGCTAAAGCCCTTCAAAACGCCCAGCGAGCAGAAATACTGGGTATCGACACCCCCGAACTATACACCTTGCAGGGGGATTTATTACAACAGCAGAATCAATTCGATAAGGCTAAACTATACGTAGCCAAAGCACTGCAAATGGCTCCTTATGATGGGGAAGCCTACTTTTTTAATGGACTTATGGCCGCCCGGCAAGGCGATACCGCACAGGCATTAGCCCTTTATCAGCAGTCACTTCGGCTGAAACCCCGTTATCTGGAAACGTATAATCAATTAGCGTCTATCTATAGGATACTTGGTGATTTAAATTCGGCTCTCGCCTATAACCAGCAGGCATTACGGTATTTTCCTAATAATGCCCGTCTTTACTACGGCCGGGGGTTGATTTACCACACAGTTGGGCAACTTGATAGTGCCATGACGTATTATCGACAGACCATGAAAGTGCAGCCGAATTACTACCAAGCTTATTTTCAGGTGGGGCTGATCGATCAGAAATACCGGAATTATTATGCCGCACTGGGTAATTATCAGCGTGTTCAGCAACTTCGGCCTCAGTTTCCGCGTATTGATACGTACATAGGGTATTGCCATGAGCAGATGGGCCAGTATGATCTCGCCATTGCAGCGTACACGAAAGCAAGCCAGCAAAACGCCACCGACCAACAGGCTGCTGCCGGTTTATGGCGTTCACAACGAAGACAATACGCACAAAACTCGTATAACTCCTTATTTTTGCCGGATACGGTAGCTAAACCGATGGCGCAGGTGCGAAGCCGGACAGTGATCGACACAACCCGGGTTCGTATTTCTACCATTCAGCCAAAGCCTCGCGTAACAACGAGTGCCGGCGATTCGCTACAGCGAACCATAAAACCGATTAATTGA
- a CDS encoding nuclease A inhibitor family protein, which produces MTNENPKSSDEVLKNGPLSEQISPLLTDLLYPSESDEPIETVTCYLKQADPLTVSQIKDWLMLPPSIYVEETPEADFWEPVTIEDDWFGDEEKARTSRFQQLKTLLETELTVRQVFRVGDSEIDVYLLGLQADSARTGIKTKIVQT; this is translated from the coding sequence ATGACGAACGAAAACCCGAAAAGTAGCGATGAGGTTTTAAAAAATGGACCCTTAAGCGAACAGATAAGTCCATTACTTACCGATTTACTTTATCCAAGCGAATCAGATGAACCTATTGAAACGGTAACCTGCTACCTGAAACAGGCTGATCCCCTTACGGTTAGTCAAATTAAGGATTGGCTCATGCTGCCCCCGTCCATTTATGTTGAAGAAACTCCCGAAGCTGACTTCTGGGAACCCGTTACCATAGAAGATGATTGGTTTGGCGACGAGGAGAAAGCGCGTACCTCCAGATTTCAGCAACTGAAAACGTTACTGGAAACCGAACTAACAGTCAGGCAAGTATTTCGGGTAGGTGATTCAGAAATAGATGTGTACCTGCTGGGCCTACAGGCAGATAGTGCGCGAACGGGTATTAAAACGAAGATCGTACAGACGTAA
- the thrS gene encoding threonine--tRNA ligase: MIAQDEQIRVTLPDGSVREYPKGSTGLDIAMKISEGLARNVLAAKVNGVVQDATRPIEEDANVQLLTWNDTEGKSTFWHSSAHLLAEALEALYPGVKFGIGPPNETGFYYDVDLGGQPFSQEDFKKVEDKMLELARQKQQYIRTPMGKADAIAYFEEKGDPYKLDLLEGLVDGTITFYTQGAFTDLCRGPHIPNTSFIKAAKIMNVAGAYWRGNEKNKQLTRIYAVTYPKQKELDDYLFLLEEAKKRDHRKLGKELELFAFSEKVGAGLPLWLPKGTVLRERLENFLRKAQVRAGYSPVVTPHIGSKQLYVTSGHWEKYGEDSFQPIKTPNPDEEFMLKPMNCPHHCEIYKTKPRSYRDLPLRLAEFGTVYRYEQSGELHGLTRVRGFTQDDAHIFCRPDQVKEEFMKVIDLVLYVFKTLGFSDYSAQISLRDPENKTKYIGSDDLWEKAESAIIEAAAEKGLPTVTELGEAAFYGPKLDFMVRDAIGRKWQLGTIQVDYNLPNRFELEYIGADNQKHRPVMIHRAPFGSMERFIAILIENSGGNFPLWLSPDQIAILPISEKYEDYANNLFFTLQENDIRGFVDLRDEKIGRKIRDAEINKVPYMLIVGDKESAEGTVSVRRKGQGDLGSMSIEDFVKTFQAEVKV; the protein is encoded by the coding sequence ATGATTGCGCAGGACGAACAAATCCGCGTAACGCTGCCAGATGGCAGCGTTCGGGAGTATCCCAAAGGAAGCACCGGGTTGGATATTGCCATGAAAATTAGTGAAGGACTGGCGCGTAATGTGCTGGCCGCCAAAGTGAATGGGGTGGTGCAGGATGCCACACGACCTATTGAGGAAGATGCCAATGTCCAACTGCTGACCTGGAACGATACCGAAGGGAAATCCACGTTCTGGCACTCATCAGCTCACTTACTGGCCGAAGCACTGGAAGCCTTGTATCCGGGCGTGAAGTTCGGTATTGGGCCACCAAATGAAACCGGTTTTTATTATGATGTCGACCTCGGTGGACAGCCTTTTTCGCAGGAAGACTTCAAGAAAGTAGAGGATAAAATGCTCGAACTGGCCCGCCAGAAACAGCAGTATATCCGCACCCCAATGGGCAAGGCCGATGCCATTGCTTATTTTGAGGAAAAAGGCGATCCATATAAACTTGACCTGCTCGAAGGGCTGGTCGATGGAACCATCACGTTCTATACGCAGGGTGCTTTTACGGATCTTTGTCGGGGGCCACACATCCCGAATACAAGTTTTATTAAAGCGGCAAAGATCATGAACGTGGCCGGAGCCTATTGGCGCGGCAACGAAAAAAATAAACAGCTAACCCGTATTTATGCGGTTACGTACCCCAAGCAGAAGGAACTCGACGATTACCTGTTCCTGCTCGAAGAAGCCAAAAAGCGGGATCACCGGAAACTGGGCAAAGAGTTGGAACTCTTCGCGTTTTCAGAGAAAGTAGGAGCGGGGCTACCCTTGTGGTTACCCAAAGGAACTGTACTGCGCGAACGGTTGGAGAATTTCCTTCGGAAAGCGCAGGTTCGGGCAGGTTACTCGCCCGTTGTGACGCCCCACATCGGCAGCAAGCAGTTATATGTAACGTCGGGACACTGGGAAAAATACGGCGAAGATTCGTTTCAGCCCATCAAAACGCCCAACCCAGACGAGGAGTTTATGCTTAAACCCATGAACTGCCCGCACCACTGTGAAATTTACAAAACCAAGCCCCGCTCGTATCGCGACCTGCCATTACGACTGGCCGAGTTTGGCACTGTATATCGGTATGAGCAGTCGGGCGAGTTGCATGGACTAACACGGGTACGTGGTTTTACGCAGGATGATGCGCACATCTTCTGCCGTCCCGACCAGGTGAAGGAGGAATTCATGAAAGTGATCGACCTGGTACTTTATGTATTCAAAACGCTCGGATTTTCAGACTATAGCGCCCAGATTTCCCTGCGTGATCCTGAAAATAAGACAAAGTATATCGGTTCCGATGACCTTTGGGAAAAAGCCGAATCGGCCATTATTGAAGCTGCCGCCGAAAAAGGATTGCCAACGGTTACCGAGCTGGGGGAAGCGGCTTTCTATGGCCCTAAGCTGGACTTTATGGTGCGTGACGCCATTGGTCGGAAATGGCAGTTGGGAACGATTCAGGTTGACTATAACCTGCCGAATCGCTTTGAACTGGAGTACATTGGTGCCGACAATCAGAAGCACCGGCCTGTCATGATTCACCGGGCACCGTTTGGTTCGATGGAACGGTTCATTGCCATTTTGATCGAGAATTCGGGGGGTAACTTTCCACTCTGGCTTTCGCCGGATCAGATTGCCATTCTACCTATTTCCGAAAAGTATGAGGACTATGCCAACAATTTATTCTTCACTTTACAGGAGAATGATATTCGCGGCTTTGTCGATTTGCGCGACGAAAAAATAGGCCGTAAAATCAGGGATGCTGAGATCAACAAAGTGCCTTACATGCTCATTGTGGGCGATAAAGAATCGGCCGAGGGTACTGTATCCGTTCGGCGCAAAGGCCAGGGTGACCTGGGTAGCATGAGCATCGAAGACTTTGTTAAAACCTTTCAGGCAGAGGTAAAAGTATAA
- a CDS encoding EVE domain-containing protein, translated as MNYWIVKSEPETYGWHHFIEQGRAVWDGVRNYQARNNLKAMQLGDQVLFYHSVTKPGVVGLARVVRECYPDPTIPEDTRWVAIELEPVMALDKAVTLAHIKAEPLLATISLIKQSRLSVMPVRVDEFELILKMGQNNSEE; from the coding sequence TTGAATTACTGGATCGTTAAATCAGAACCTGAAACCTACGGGTGGCACCATTTTATTGAACAAGGCCGTGCCGTCTGGGACGGCGTTCGCAATTATCAGGCCCGTAATAACCTGAAAGCCATGCAACTGGGCGATCAGGTTCTGTTTTACCACAGTGTTACCAAGCCCGGTGTCGTTGGCCTGGCACGTGTTGTGCGCGAGTGTTACCCGGACCCAACCATACCTGAAGACACCCGTTGGGTGGCCATCGAACTGGAACCAGTAATGGCCCTGGATAAAGCTGTCACACTGGCGCATATCAAAGCCGAACCCCTGCTGGCAACGATTAGTCTCATCAAACAATCTCGCTTGTCGGTCATGCCCGTTCGGGTCGATGAGTTTGAACTAATTTTGAAAATGGGACAGAATAATAGTGAAGAGTGA
- a CDS encoding CAP domain-containing protein, with protein sequence MSSIYKDGGTGTTSLTPDLAGARAALATTTQQQEVLTYINQARSKSCQCGTTVYPAVPALTLDAQLNTASDKFAVDLATYNYFNHTGRDGSQPWDRMTREGYAWRAAGENIAAGYTTTRAVVDGWLKSPGHCANIMSANFKNVGVGYGYSSTSTYKNYWVTDFGTRR encoded by the coding sequence ATGTCTTCAATATATAAAGATGGAGGCACCGGAACCACCTCCCTAACACCAGACCTTGCAGGGGCTCGGGCTGCCCTGGCTACAACGACCCAGCAACAGGAAGTCCTGACTTACATCAATCAGGCCCGTTCCAAATCGTGTCAGTGTGGTACAACTGTATATCCGGCAGTACCCGCCCTAACACTGGATGCCCAACTTAATACGGCATCCGATAAATTTGCTGTCGATTTAGCTACCTATAATTATTTTAATCATACCGGTCGGGATGGGTCACAACCCTGGGATCGCATGACCCGCGAAGGGTATGCATGGCGTGCTGCCGGTGAAAACATTGCAGCTGGGTATACAACAACGCGCGCGGTTGTCGATGGCTGGCTCAAATCACCCGGTCATTGTGCCAATATAATGAGCGCCAATTTTAAAAATGTTGGCGTAGGATACGGATATAGTAGCACAAGCACCTACAAAAACTATTGGGTAACTGATTTCGGAACTCGTCGGTAG
- the infC gene encoding translation initiation factor IF-3 yields MALPQRRPPRRVVEEPYKVNERILAREVRVVGENVEQGIYETNKAQAMAKAQNLDLVEVSPNAVPPVCRIVDYSKFKYEQKKKQKEIKANATKVVIKEIRFGPNTDDHDFEFKLKHAINFLKEGAKVKAYVQFVGRAIVFKDRGFQLLERFSKGLEEYGKIESEPKLEGKRMSMFLSPKVVVAKK; encoded by the coding sequence ATGGCATTACCCCAGCGGAGACCACCCCGTCGTGTGGTTGAAGAACCCTACAAAGTTAATGAGCGTATCCTGGCTCGCGAAGTGCGTGTTGTGGGCGAAAATGTAGAACAGGGCATCTATGAGACAAATAAAGCGCAGGCAATGGCCAAAGCGCAAAACCTTGACCTCGTTGAGGTGTCTCCTAATGCCGTGCCGCCCGTTTGTCGTATTGTAGACTACTCCAAGTTCAAATACGAGCAGAAGAAAAAGCAAAAAGAGATCAAAGCGAACGCTACAAAAGTCGTTATCAAAGAAATACGCTTCGGCCCGAATACCGATGATCACGACTTCGAATTCAAACTTAAGCACGCTATTAATTTCCTGAAAGAAGGGGCAAAGGTGAAAGCCTATGTTCAGTTTGTTGGTCGGGCCATCGTTTTCAAAGATCGAGGCTTCCAATTGCTGGAGCGCTTTTCCAAAGGATTGGAAGAATATGGCAAGATTGAGTCTGAGCCCAAACTGGAAGGCAAGCGGATGAGTATGTTCCTGTCGCCTAAAGTAGTCGTCGCTAAAAAATAA
- the rplT gene encoding 50S ribosomal protein L20 — MPRSVNHVASRARRKKVMKLAKGYFGRRKNVWTVAKNAVEKGLGYSYRDRRAKKRDFRGLWIQRINAGARLHGMSYSAFMGALNKSGIELNRKVLADLAMNHPEAFAAVVGQVK, encoded by the coding sequence ATGCCACGTTCCGTCAATCACGTAGCCTCGCGGGCACGTAGAAAGAAAGTAATGAAATTGGCCAAAGGGTACTTTGGTCGTCGTAAAAATGTTTGGACAGTAGCTAAAAACGCTGTCGAAAAAGGGTTAGGGTATTCGTACCGCGACCGTCGTGCCAAGAAACGCGATTTCCGGGGTCTCTGGATTCAGCGTATCAATGCTGGTGCGCGTCTGCACGGTATGTCATATTCTGCCTTCATGGGTGCTCTTAACAAATCGGGCATCGAACTCAACCGTAAAGTATTGGCCGATCTGGCCATGAACCACCCGGAAGCATTTGCTGCCGTTGTTGGACAAGTGAAGTAA
- a CDS encoding VOC family protein yields the protein MAETKLLGLRSVIYAAPDLNRAKSWYAQALGIEPYFDQPFYVGFNVGGYELGLDPNLPLAEGSTITYWGIEDIEVSVQHFLDLGASIHAQIQHVGDDIHIAALKDPFGNVVGLIENPHFSL from the coding sequence ATGGCAGAAACGAAACTTTTAGGCTTGCGTTCAGTAATCTATGCCGCCCCTGATCTGAATCGAGCCAAATCGTGGTATGCACAGGCCCTAGGCATTGAACCATACTTTGACCAGCCGTTCTATGTTGGTTTCAACGTTGGTGGCTATGAACTGGGACTTGACCCCAATTTGCCACTTGCAGAAGGAAGCACGATAACCTACTGGGGTATTGAAGATATAGAGGTTTCGGTACAGCATTTTCTGGATTTGGGCGCGAGCATTCACGCCCAAATCCAGCATGTAGGCGATGATATTCACATTGCCGCCCTGAAAGACCCGTTTGGTAATGTGGTTGGACTAATTGAAAATCCACATTTCAGCCTTTGA
- a CDS encoding DUF937 domain-containing protein has translation MLETLMNLVQQQSGQAVINNPAIPNSQNDSVMQTVAGSIMSGLGQQAQGGGLGNLLGMVVNGGGNVQGSPVTQGVQQHVEQSLMEKLGISPAVAMSVASAVVPMVLGKLMNKASDPNDSSVDGNSILGAATGQHGVDWMGMAGSAMADGKLDMNDLMRVAGQQTGSGGGGLLGGLGGMLGGMFGGK, from the coding sequence ATGTTAGAAACCTTAATGAATCTGGTTCAGCAGCAGTCCGGCCAGGCGGTCATCAATAATCCGGCTATTCCGAATAGTCAAAACGATAGCGTCATGCAGACAGTTGCGGGCAGTATCATGAGTGGTCTGGGCCAACAGGCGCAGGGTGGCGGTTTAGGCAATCTGCTCGGCATGGTTGTGAATGGTGGCGGAAACGTTCAGGGAAGCCCTGTAACACAAGGTGTTCAGCAGCATGTTGAGCAAAGCCTAATGGAGAAATTAGGTATATCGCCCGCAGTAGCCATGTCGGTGGCGAGTGCAGTAGTCCCTATGGTACTTGGCAAACTAATGAATAAAGCGTCTGATCCAAACGATTCCAGCGTAGATGGCAATTCGATTCTGGGTGCCGCTACCGGCCAGCATGGCGTTGACTGGATGGGTATGGCTGGGTCAGCTATGGCCGACGGAAAACTGGACATGAACGACCTGATGCGGGTTGCTGGTCAGCAGACCGGTAGTGGTGGCGGTGGTTTACTTGGCGGCCTGGGTGGTATGCTTGGCGGCATGTTCGGCGGTAAGTAA
- a CDS encoding DinB family protein, producing MIPNDELIRIIDLLNTTYEGEEAWHGPSVVDALRGVTPDLAGRRIAPNTHSIAELVFHMTSWRIFCVKKMQGDELFDITTPNKDFGALPDKIDAFEWEALEMELSLSQEELVNELDKRDDDEFLEDIVPGRTYTYYDMLHGIINHDLYHTGQIMIIQKALAVKATGSRFDDNDADEYGSPFGSSSEHDDYY from the coding sequence ATGATCCCAAACGATGAACTAATCCGCATCATTGATTTATTAAATACGACCTATGAAGGAGAAGAGGCTTGGCATGGTCCATCGGTCGTAGATGCATTGAGAGGAGTAACGCCCGATTTGGCTGGCCGACGGATTGCGCCCAATACGCACAGTATTGCCGAACTGGTTTTTCACATGACCAGCTGGCGTATATTCTGCGTAAAAAAAATGCAGGGTGACGAGTTGTTCGATATTACAACCCCTAATAAAGATTTTGGCGCCTTACCCGACAAGATCGATGCATTTGAGTGGGAAGCCCTGGAAATGGAGCTAAGCTTGAGCCAGGAAGAACTTGTCAATGAACTCGATAAACGCGACGACGATGAGTTTTTAGAAGATATTGTGCCTGGCCGTACATATACGTACTACGATATGCTTCATGGTATTATCAATCATGATCTATATCACACAGGTCAGATTATGATTATCCAAAAAGCATTAGCTGTTAAAGCCACTGGTTCTCGTTTCGATGATAATGACGCAGATGAATACGGTTCACCTTTCGGCAGTAGCAGCGAACACGACGATTATTATTAA